From Peromyscus maniculatus bairdii isolate BWxNUB_F1_BW_parent chromosome 8, HU_Pman_BW_mat_3.1, whole genome shotgun sequence, a single genomic window includes:
- the Sez6 gene encoding seizure protein 6 homolog isoform X1, with product MRPAALLLLPSLLALLAHGLSSETPITGEGQATGIKEMDGELTAAPTPEQPDRGVHFVTTAPTLKLLNHHPLLEEFLQEGLERSEEALRPALPFQPDSPTPFTPSPLPRLANQDSRPVFTSPTPAVAAAPTQPHSREKPWNLESEPPGLHITSPLPPGPSMAVPTLHSEDRPSTTPTSRTWTPTQEGPGDMGRPWVPEVMSQTTGLGIEGTVATSPASGDDEETTTTIITTTITTVQPPGPCSWNFSGPEGSLDSPTAPSSPSDVGLDCFYYISVYPGYGVEIKVENISLQEGETITVEGLGGPDPVPLANQSFLLRGQVIRSPTHQAALRFQSLPLPAGPGTFHFHYQAYLLSCHFPRRPAYGDVTVTSLHPGGSARFHCATGYQLKGARFLTCLNATQPFWDAQEPVCIAACGGVIRNATTGRIVSPGFPGNYSSNLTCHWLLEAPESQRLHLHFEKVSLAEDDDRLIIRNGNNVEAPPVYDSYEVEYLPIEGLLSSGRHFFVEFSTDSSGAAAGMALRYEAFQQGHCYEPFVKYGNFSSSAPSYPVGTTVEFSCDPGYTLEQGSIIIECVDLHDPQWNETEPACRAVCSGEITDSAGVVLSPNWPEPYGRGQDCIWGVHVEEDKRIMLDIRVLRIGSGDVLTFYDGDDLTARVLGQYSGPRGHFKLFTSMADVTIQFQSDPGTSALGYQQGFVIHFFEVPRNDTCPELPEIPNGWKSPSQPELVHGTVVTYQCYPGYQVVGSSILMCQWDLSWSEDLPSCQRVTSCRDPGDVDHSRRLISSPKFPVGATVQYICDQGFVLTGSAILTCHDRQAGSPKWSDRAPKCLLEQFKPCHGLSAPENGARSPEKRLHPAGATIHFSCAPGYVLKGQASIKCVPGHPSHWSDPPPICRAASLDGFYNGRSLDVAKAPATSSALDAAHMAAAIFLPLAAMVLLVGGVYLYFSRLQGKSPLQLPRTHPRPYNRITVESAFDNPTYETGSLSFAGDERI from the exons gaCTCTCCTCAGAGACTCCAATCACAGGGGAAGGTCAAGCCACAGGCATCAAGGAGATGGATGGGGAGCTGACCGCAGCCCCAACACCTGAGCAGCCAGACCGAGGCGTCCACTTTGTCACCACAGCTCCCACCCTCAAGCTGCTCAACCACCATCCACTCCTGGAGGAATTCCTTCAAGAGGGGCTAGAAAGGAGTGAGGAAGCCCTGAGGCCAGCACTGCCCTTCCAGCCTGATTCTCCTACACCCTTCACTCCAAGCCCGCTTCCCCGCCTGGCCAACCAGGACAGCCGCCCGGTTTTTACCAGTCCGACTCCAGCTGTGGCTGCAGCACCCACCCAGCCCCACTCCAGGGAGAAGCCTTGGAACCTAGAGTCAGAGCCCCCTGGGCTTCATATCACATCTCCTCTACCTCCAGGGCCGAGTATGGCAGTGCCCACTTTGCACTCAGAGGACAGACCCAGTACGACACCCACCAGCCGAACATGGACTCCAACCCAGGAGGGTCCTGGAGACATGGGCAGACCTTGGGTTCCAGAGGTCATGTCTCAGACCACAGGGCTTGGTATCGAGGGGACCGTTGCCACCTCCCCAGCTTCCGGGGATGACGAagagaccaccaccaccatcattactaCTACCATCACCACAGTCCAGCCACCAG GCCCTTGTAGCTGGAATTTCTCAGGCCCAGAGGGCTCTCTGGACTCCCCCACAGCCCCCAGCTCACCCTCTGATGTTGGCCTGGACTGTTTCTACTACATCTCTGTCTATCCTGGCTATGGAGTAGAGATCAAG GTGGAGAACATCAGCCTTCAGGAAGGGGAGACCATAACGGTGGAGGGCCTGGGGGGGCCTGACCCAGTGCCCCTGGCTAACCAGTCTTTCCTGCTGAGGGGCCAAGTCATCCGCAGCCCCACCCACCAAGCAGCCCTGAGGTTCCAAAGCCTTCCACTACCTGCTGGGCCTGGCACCTTCCATTTCCACTACCAAG CCTACCTCCTGAGCTGCCACTTCCCTCGACGTCCAGCTTACGGAGATGTGACTGTCACCAGCCTCCACCCAGGGGGCAGTGCCCGCTTCCACTGTGCCACTGGCTACCAGCTGAAGGGTGCCAGGTTCCTCACCTGTCTCAATGCTACCCAGCCCTTCTGGGATGCCCAAGAGCCTGTCTGCATTG CTGCTTGTGGCGGAGTGATTCGAAACGCCACCACTGGCCGCATTGTCTCTCCCGGCTTCCCCGGCAACTACAGCAGCAACCTCACCTGCCACTGGTTGCTAGAGGCTCCTGAGAGCCAGAGGCTGCACCTGCACTTTGAAAAGGTCTCCCTGGCAGAAGATGACGACAG GCTCATCATCCGCAATGGGAACAACGTGGAGGCCCCACCCGTGTACGATTCCTACGAGGTGGAATACCTGCCCATTGAGGGCCTGCTCAGCTCTGGCAGACACTTCTTTGTGGAGTTTAGTACGGACAGCAGCGGCGCCGCTGCGGGCATGGCCCTGCGCTATGAGG CCTTTCAGCAGGGCCACTGCTACGAGCCTTTTGTCAAATACGGCAACTTCAGCAGCAGCGCACCCTCCTACCCCGTGGGTACCACGGTGGAGTTCAGCTGTGACCCTGGCTACACCCTGGAGCAGGGCTCCATCATCATCGAGTGTGTCGACCTCCACGACCCCCAGTGGAATGAGACAGAGCCAGCCTGCCGAG CCGTGTGCAGCGGAGAGATCACAGACTCTGCGGGCGTGGTGCTCTCTCCAAACTGGCCGGAGCCTTATGGCCGAGGGCAGGACTGCATCtggggtgtgcatgtggaggaggACAAGCGCATCATGCTGGACATCCGAGT GCTGCGCATAGGCTCTGGGGACGTACTGACCTTCTACGATGGGGATGACCTGACGGCCCGGGTCCTGGGCCAATACTCAGGGCCCCGTGGCCACTTCAAGCTCTTTACCTCCATGGCCGACGTCACCATCCAGTTCCAGTCAGATCCTGGGACATCGGCGCTGGGCTACCAGCAAGGATTTGTCATCCACTTCTTTG AGGTGCCCCGCAATGATACATGTCCAGAGCTACCCGAGATCCCCAACGGCTGGAAGAGCCCGTCACAGCCTGAGCTGGTGCACGGCACAGTGGTCACCTACCAGTGCTACCCTGGCTACCAGGTGGTGGGATCCAGTATTCTCATGTGCCAGTGGGACCTAAGCTGGAGTGAGGACCTGCCCTCATGCCAAAGGG TGACATCCTGCCGTGACCCAGGGGATGTGGATCACAGCCGACGCCTCATATCCAGCCCCAAGTTTCCTGTGGGGGCAACTGTGCAGTATATTTGTGACCAGGGCTTTGTGCTGACGGGGAGCGCCATCCTCACCTGCCATGATCGTCAGGCTGGCAGCCCCAAGTGGAGTGACAGGGCCCCCAAATGTCTCT TGGAACAGTTCAAGCCCTGCCATGGCCTCAGTGCCCCCGAGAATGGCGCCCGCAGTCCTGAGAAGCGGCTTCACCCAGCAGGGGCCACCATCCACTTCTCCTGTGCCCCTGGCTATGTGCTGAAGGGCCAGGCCAGCATCAAATGCGTGCCTGGACACCCCTCACATTGGAGTGACCCCCCACCCATCTGCAGGGCTG CCTCTCTGGATGGGTTCTACAACGGCCGTAGCCTGGATG TTGCCAAGGCACCTGCCACCTCCAGTGCCCTGGATgctgcccacatggcagctgccaTCTTCCTGCCACTGGCTGCCATGGTGCTGCTGGTGGGAGGTGTGTACCTCTATTTCTCCAG GCTCCAGGGGAAAAGTCCCCTGCAACTCCCCCGAACTCACCCTCGCCCCTATAACCGCATCACGGTGGAGTCAGCATTTGACAACCCAACTTATGAGACTGGA TCTCTTTCCTTTGCAGGAGACGAGAGAATATGA
- the Sez6 gene encoding seizure protein 6 homolog isoform X2: MRPAALLLLPSLLALLAHGLSSETPITGEGQATGIKEMDGELTAAPTPEQPDRGVHFVTTAPTLKLLNHHPLLEEFLQEGLERSEEALRPALPFQPDSPTPFTPSPLPRLANQDSRPVFTSPTPAVAAAPTQPHSREKPWNLESEPPGLHITSPLPPGPSMAVPTLHSEDRPSTTPTSRTWTPTQEGPGDMGRPWVPEVMSQTTGLGIEGTVATSPASGDDEETTTTIITTTITTVQPPGPCSWNFSGPEGSLDSPTAPSSPSDVGLDCFYYISVYPGYGVEIKVENISLQEGETITVEGLGGPDPVPLANQSFLLRGQVIRSPTHQAALRFQSLPLPAGPGTFHFHYQAYLLSCHFPRRPAYGDVTVTSLHPGGSARFHCATGYQLKGARFLTCLNATQPFWDAQEPVCIAACGGVIRNATTGRIVSPGFPGNYSSNLTCHWLLEAPESQRLHLHFEKVSLAEDDDRLIIRNGNNVEAPPVYDSYEVEYLPIEGLLSSGRHFFVEFSTDSSGAAAGMALRYEAFQQGHCYEPFVKYGNFSSSAPSYPVGTTVEFSCDPGYTLEQGSIIIECVDLHDPQWNETEPACRAVCSGEITDSAGVVLSPNWPEPYGRGQDCIWGVHVEEDKRIMLDIRVLRIGSGDVLTFYDGDDLTARVLGQYSGPRGHFKLFTSMADVTIQFQSDPGTSALGYQQGFVIHFFEVPRNDTCPELPEIPNGWKSPSQPELVHGTVVTYQCYPGYQVVGSSILMCQWDLSWSEDLPSCQRVTSCRDPGDVDHSRRLISSPKFPVGATVQYICDQGFVLTGSAILTCHDRQAGSPKWSDRAPKCLLEQFKPCHGLSAPENGARSPEKRLHPAGATIHFSCAPGYVLKGQASIKCVPGHPSHWSDPPPICRAASLDGFYNGRSLDVAKAPATSSALDAAHMAAAIFLPLAAMVLLVGGVYLYFSRLQGKSPLQLPRTHPRPYNRITVESAFDNPTYETGETREYEVSI; encoded by the exons gaCTCTCCTCAGAGACTCCAATCACAGGGGAAGGTCAAGCCACAGGCATCAAGGAGATGGATGGGGAGCTGACCGCAGCCCCAACACCTGAGCAGCCAGACCGAGGCGTCCACTTTGTCACCACAGCTCCCACCCTCAAGCTGCTCAACCACCATCCACTCCTGGAGGAATTCCTTCAAGAGGGGCTAGAAAGGAGTGAGGAAGCCCTGAGGCCAGCACTGCCCTTCCAGCCTGATTCTCCTACACCCTTCACTCCAAGCCCGCTTCCCCGCCTGGCCAACCAGGACAGCCGCCCGGTTTTTACCAGTCCGACTCCAGCTGTGGCTGCAGCACCCACCCAGCCCCACTCCAGGGAGAAGCCTTGGAACCTAGAGTCAGAGCCCCCTGGGCTTCATATCACATCTCCTCTACCTCCAGGGCCGAGTATGGCAGTGCCCACTTTGCACTCAGAGGACAGACCCAGTACGACACCCACCAGCCGAACATGGACTCCAACCCAGGAGGGTCCTGGAGACATGGGCAGACCTTGGGTTCCAGAGGTCATGTCTCAGACCACAGGGCTTGGTATCGAGGGGACCGTTGCCACCTCCCCAGCTTCCGGGGATGACGAagagaccaccaccaccatcattactaCTACCATCACCACAGTCCAGCCACCAG GCCCTTGTAGCTGGAATTTCTCAGGCCCAGAGGGCTCTCTGGACTCCCCCACAGCCCCCAGCTCACCCTCTGATGTTGGCCTGGACTGTTTCTACTACATCTCTGTCTATCCTGGCTATGGAGTAGAGATCAAG GTGGAGAACATCAGCCTTCAGGAAGGGGAGACCATAACGGTGGAGGGCCTGGGGGGGCCTGACCCAGTGCCCCTGGCTAACCAGTCTTTCCTGCTGAGGGGCCAAGTCATCCGCAGCCCCACCCACCAAGCAGCCCTGAGGTTCCAAAGCCTTCCACTACCTGCTGGGCCTGGCACCTTCCATTTCCACTACCAAG CCTACCTCCTGAGCTGCCACTTCCCTCGACGTCCAGCTTACGGAGATGTGACTGTCACCAGCCTCCACCCAGGGGGCAGTGCCCGCTTCCACTGTGCCACTGGCTACCAGCTGAAGGGTGCCAGGTTCCTCACCTGTCTCAATGCTACCCAGCCCTTCTGGGATGCCCAAGAGCCTGTCTGCATTG CTGCTTGTGGCGGAGTGATTCGAAACGCCACCACTGGCCGCATTGTCTCTCCCGGCTTCCCCGGCAACTACAGCAGCAACCTCACCTGCCACTGGTTGCTAGAGGCTCCTGAGAGCCAGAGGCTGCACCTGCACTTTGAAAAGGTCTCCCTGGCAGAAGATGACGACAG GCTCATCATCCGCAATGGGAACAACGTGGAGGCCCCACCCGTGTACGATTCCTACGAGGTGGAATACCTGCCCATTGAGGGCCTGCTCAGCTCTGGCAGACACTTCTTTGTGGAGTTTAGTACGGACAGCAGCGGCGCCGCTGCGGGCATGGCCCTGCGCTATGAGG CCTTTCAGCAGGGCCACTGCTACGAGCCTTTTGTCAAATACGGCAACTTCAGCAGCAGCGCACCCTCCTACCCCGTGGGTACCACGGTGGAGTTCAGCTGTGACCCTGGCTACACCCTGGAGCAGGGCTCCATCATCATCGAGTGTGTCGACCTCCACGACCCCCAGTGGAATGAGACAGAGCCAGCCTGCCGAG CCGTGTGCAGCGGAGAGATCACAGACTCTGCGGGCGTGGTGCTCTCTCCAAACTGGCCGGAGCCTTATGGCCGAGGGCAGGACTGCATCtggggtgtgcatgtggaggaggACAAGCGCATCATGCTGGACATCCGAGT GCTGCGCATAGGCTCTGGGGACGTACTGACCTTCTACGATGGGGATGACCTGACGGCCCGGGTCCTGGGCCAATACTCAGGGCCCCGTGGCCACTTCAAGCTCTTTACCTCCATGGCCGACGTCACCATCCAGTTCCAGTCAGATCCTGGGACATCGGCGCTGGGCTACCAGCAAGGATTTGTCATCCACTTCTTTG AGGTGCCCCGCAATGATACATGTCCAGAGCTACCCGAGATCCCCAACGGCTGGAAGAGCCCGTCACAGCCTGAGCTGGTGCACGGCACAGTGGTCACCTACCAGTGCTACCCTGGCTACCAGGTGGTGGGATCCAGTATTCTCATGTGCCAGTGGGACCTAAGCTGGAGTGAGGACCTGCCCTCATGCCAAAGGG TGACATCCTGCCGTGACCCAGGGGATGTGGATCACAGCCGACGCCTCATATCCAGCCCCAAGTTTCCTGTGGGGGCAACTGTGCAGTATATTTGTGACCAGGGCTTTGTGCTGACGGGGAGCGCCATCCTCACCTGCCATGATCGTCAGGCTGGCAGCCCCAAGTGGAGTGACAGGGCCCCCAAATGTCTCT TGGAACAGTTCAAGCCCTGCCATGGCCTCAGTGCCCCCGAGAATGGCGCCCGCAGTCCTGAGAAGCGGCTTCACCCAGCAGGGGCCACCATCCACTTCTCCTGTGCCCCTGGCTATGTGCTGAAGGGCCAGGCCAGCATCAAATGCGTGCCTGGACACCCCTCACATTGGAGTGACCCCCCACCCATCTGCAGGGCTG CCTCTCTGGATGGGTTCTACAACGGCCGTAGCCTGGATG TTGCCAAGGCACCTGCCACCTCCAGTGCCCTGGATgctgcccacatggcagctgccaTCTTCCTGCCACTGGCTGCCATGGTGCTGCTGGTGGGAGGTGTGTACCTCTATTTCTCCAG GCTCCAGGGGAAAAGTCCCCTGCAACTCCCCCGAACTCACCCTCGCCCCTATAACCGCATCACGGTGGAGTCAGCATTTGACAACCCAACTTATGAGACTGGA GAGACGAGAGAATATGAAGTGTCCATCTAG
- the Sez6 gene encoding seizure protein 6 homolog isoform X3: MTKRPPPPSLLLPSPQSSHQVIRSPTHQAALRFQSLPLPAGPGTFHFHYQAYLLSCHFPRRPAYGDVTVTSLHPGGSARFHCATGYQLKGARFLTCLNATQPFWDAQEPVCIAACGGVIRNATTGRIVSPGFPGNYSSNLTCHWLLEAPESQRLHLHFEKVSLAEDDDRLIIRNGNNVEAPPVYDSYEVEYLPIEGLLSSGRHFFVEFSTDSSGAAAGMALRYEAFQQGHCYEPFVKYGNFSSSAPSYPVGTTVEFSCDPGYTLEQGSIIIECVDLHDPQWNETEPACRAVCSGEITDSAGVVLSPNWPEPYGRGQDCIWGVHVEEDKRIMLDIRVLRIGSGDVLTFYDGDDLTARVLGQYSGPRGHFKLFTSMADVTIQFQSDPGTSALGYQQGFVIHFFEVPRNDTCPELPEIPNGWKSPSQPELVHGTVVTYQCYPGYQVVGSSILMCQWDLSWSEDLPSCQRVTSCRDPGDVDHSRRLISSPKFPVGATVQYICDQGFVLTGSAILTCHDRQAGSPKWSDRAPKCLLEQFKPCHGLSAPENGARSPEKRLHPAGATIHFSCAPGYVLKGQASIKCVPGHPSHWSDPPPICRAASLDGFYNGRSLDVAKAPATSSALDAAHMAAAIFLPLAAMVLLVGGVYLYFSRLQGKSPLQLPRTHPRPYNRITVESAFDNPTYETGSLSFAGDERI, translated from the exons ATGACGAagagaccaccaccaccatcattactaCTACCATCACCACAGTCCAGCCACCAG G TCATCCGCAGCCCCACCCACCAAGCAGCCCTGAGGTTCCAAAGCCTTCCACTACCTGCTGGGCCTGGCACCTTCCATTTCCACTACCAAG CCTACCTCCTGAGCTGCCACTTCCCTCGACGTCCAGCTTACGGAGATGTGACTGTCACCAGCCTCCACCCAGGGGGCAGTGCCCGCTTCCACTGTGCCACTGGCTACCAGCTGAAGGGTGCCAGGTTCCTCACCTGTCTCAATGCTACCCAGCCCTTCTGGGATGCCCAAGAGCCTGTCTGCATTG CTGCTTGTGGCGGAGTGATTCGAAACGCCACCACTGGCCGCATTGTCTCTCCCGGCTTCCCCGGCAACTACAGCAGCAACCTCACCTGCCACTGGTTGCTAGAGGCTCCTGAGAGCCAGAGGCTGCACCTGCACTTTGAAAAGGTCTCCCTGGCAGAAGATGACGACAG GCTCATCATCCGCAATGGGAACAACGTGGAGGCCCCACCCGTGTACGATTCCTACGAGGTGGAATACCTGCCCATTGAGGGCCTGCTCAGCTCTGGCAGACACTTCTTTGTGGAGTTTAGTACGGACAGCAGCGGCGCCGCTGCGGGCATGGCCCTGCGCTATGAGG CCTTTCAGCAGGGCCACTGCTACGAGCCTTTTGTCAAATACGGCAACTTCAGCAGCAGCGCACCCTCCTACCCCGTGGGTACCACGGTGGAGTTCAGCTGTGACCCTGGCTACACCCTGGAGCAGGGCTCCATCATCATCGAGTGTGTCGACCTCCACGACCCCCAGTGGAATGAGACAGAGCCAGCCTGCCGAG CCGTGTGCAGCGGAGAGATCACAGACTCTGCGGGCGTGGTGCTCTCTCCAAACTGGCCGGAGCCTTATGGCCGAGGGCAGGACTGCATCtggggtgtgcatgtggaggaggACAAGCGCATCATGCTGGACATCCGAGT GCTGCGCATAGGCTCTGGGGACGTACTGACCTTCTACGATGGGGATGACCTGACGGCCCGGGTCCTGGGCCAATACTCAGGGCCCCGTGGCCACTTCAAGCTCTTTACCTCCATGGCCGACGTCACCATCCAGTTCCAGTCAGATCCTGGGACATCGGCGCTGGGCTACCAGCAAGGATTTGTCATCCACTTCTTTG AGGTGCCCCGCAATGATACATGTCCAGAGCTACCCGAGATCCCCAACGGCTGGAAGAGCCCGTCACAGCCTGAGCTGGTGCACGGCACAGTGGTCACCTACCAGTGCTACCCTGGCTACCAGGTGGTGGGATCCAGTATTCTCATGTGCCAGTGGGACCTAAGCTGGAGTGAGGACCTGCCCTCATGCCAAAGGG TGACATCCTGCCGTGACCCAGGGGATGTGGATCACAGCCGACGCCTCATATCCAGCCCCAAGTTTCCTGTGGGGGCAACTGTGCAGTATATTTGTGACCAGGGCTTTGTGCTGACGGGGAGCGCCATCCTCACCTGCCATGATCGTCAGGCTGGCAGCCCCAAGTGGAGTGACAGGGCCCCCAAATGTCTCT TGGAACAGTTCAAGCCCTGCCATGGCCTCAGTGCCCCCGAGAATGGCGCCCGCAGTCCTGAGAAGCGGCTTCACCCAGCAGGGGCCACCATCCACTTCTCCTGTGCCCCTGGCTATGTGCTGAAGGGCCAGGCCAGCATCAAATGCGTGCCTGGACACCCCTCACATTGGAGTGACCCCCCACCCATCTGCAGGGCTG CCTCTCTGGATGGGTTCTACAACGGCCGTAGCCTGGATG TTGCCAAGGCACCTGCCACCTCCAGTGCCCTGGATgctgcccacatggcagctgccaTCTTCCTGCCACTGGCTGCCATGGTGCTGCTGGTGGGAGGTGTGTACCTCTATTTCTCCAG GCTCCAGGGGAAAAGTCCCCTGCAACTCCCCCGAACTCACCCTCGCCCCTATAACCGCATCACGGTGGAGTCAGCATTTGACAACCCAACTTATGAGACTGGA TCTCTTTCCTTTGCAGGAGACGAGAGAATATGA